ATAAAGGGGTGCAGCAGCAATGATAGAGATTAACAAAGAAAATTTTACAACGGAAGTTATTGAATCTGATAAACCTGTTTTGATCGATATCTGGGGCCCTTCCTGTCAACCCTGTCTTGCTTTAATGCCGCAAGTGGAACGCTTGTCCGAAACATATAGCGATAAAGTCAAGATGGTGAAATTAAACAGTGTACAAAATCGCCGACTTTGTATTGATATTCGCGTGATCGGGTTGCCATCCTTTTTACTTTACAAAGATGGCGTAGAAGTAAGCAGATTGAGCAGCAAGGACATTACGATTCAGGATATTGAAAATTTAATCGTTGCGTATGCCTGACCAAAAAAATTGTCTGGTTTTCGATTGTTTTGCACAGTTCAACTTTAAAAATGGGAGATGTTTTTATGTCATTGCAAGGTAAAAAAGTATTTATTTTAGGTGAAAGAGATGGCGTTCCGGCACCTGCTATCGCAGAATGTGTAGGTGCGGCTAACGGTGAAATTATATTTTTTGATACCCAATGCTTTGTCTGAACAGCCGCCGGCGCTATGGACCTTGAGGTTCAAGGTCGACTGTTGAAGGCGGTAGAGGAGCATGGAAAAGAGAACATTCTGGTACTTTTAGGTACTCCTGATGCAGAGAGTGCGGATATTTATGCCGAAACCGTTACTTTGGGAGATCCGACATACGCGGGGCCGTTGGCGGATGTCGCATTAGAGCTTGATGTGTATCATATTCTGGAAGATGAAATCAAACGGCTTATACCTGATGATGTATATCAGGAACAAGTAGGCGTTGCCGAATTATCTTTAGAAAAGGAAGCAATTTGTGACAGCATGAAAAGTGCCCGTGCCAGGATACAGAACAGCTAACATTCAACGATCACAGTAACATTCAAAATCGATGCGGTTCATTCAGGAAGAGTCTTAAACCTTTATGGTTTAGGGCTCTTTTGTGTGTTGTCCAAACCCGTTTTGGCATGAGTTGTGCATAAACATAATGGAAAGGGAGGGACGGAATGATTGACTGTATCCCTTTCTACATAGGATGAATGGCTTTTTTATGTGGCTATGTCGCAAAGAATGAACTTCAATTCTGACTGCGGCTGTATCGTTGTATCAGTCATTTTTGCATCAATGATTCACATCTGACTGACTCGCCATCGATTTGACTAGCAACTATACGCTTTACAAAAGTGGGTGATGCCGTGCAAATCCTTCCATTTTATTAGAACAAACGTTTGATAGATATAACAATGAATATACATAACAATGGAACAACTATAGTAAACATTTGAAGGGAGAAAGATTATGATCCAGTTTTCAGAAGAATTACAACAAATTGCTCGAACTGTACAAAAATTTGTTGACAACGAAGTGGAACCATATGCGAATCAAATCGAGGAAACCGATCACGTACCTGAACATCTATTAGAAAGCGCCAAGCAATTGGGACTTTATGGTATGGGAATTCCGGAAGAATACGGTGGACTTGGTCTGGGTGTCGTGGGAAAGAGTCTCGTATTGGAGAAACTTGGCCGCACACATAATGGATTTGCTTCCATCATCAGCGCGCATACAGGGATCGGCAGCATAGGGATTGTCCGCCTGGGAAGCGAATATCTGAAGGAGAAGTATTTGCCGGATCTGGCGGAAGGAAAACGATTGGCTGCTTTTGCTCTTTCTGAACCGGAGGCCGGTTCGGATGCTACCAACATCAAGACGCGGGCCGAGAAAAGGGGAGACCGTTGGATCCTGAACGGCATGAAACATTTTATTACAAACGGGCCATATGCGGATGTATTTACAGTCATTGCCGTCAATGATCCGTCAAAGGGGATTCGAGGCGGGTTTACGGCATTTGCTGTAGAA
Above is a window of Fodinisporobacter ferrooxydans DNA encoding:
- a CDS encoding thioredoxin family protein, with protein sequence MIEINKENFTTEVIESDKPVLIDIWGPSCQPCLALMPQVERLSETYSDKVKMVKLNSVQNRRLCIDIRVIGLPSFLLYKDGVEVSRLSSKDITIQDIENLIVAYA
- the grdA gene encoding glycine/sarcosine/betaine reductase complex selenoprotein A; this translates as MSLQGKKVFILGERDGVPAPAIAECVGAANGEIIFFDTQCFVUTAAGAMDLEVQGRLLKAVEEHGKENILVLLGTPDAESADIYAETVTLGDPTYAGPLADVALELDVYHILEDEIKRLIPDDVYQEQVGVAELSLEKEAICDSMKSARARIQNS